In a single window of the Flavivirga spongiicola genome:
- a CDS encoding PorP/SprF family type IX secretion system membrane protein, whose product MILKIKMIQMQKLFIYVCLLVIANSYSQELNLPVFTQYLAENNFVVSPAYAGIGDNLKTRANGLTQWVGIKDAPQNQSIYADFRIADRSGIGVSLYNDSNGLTIQQGAKFSFAHHLILDYYAKMYLSFGISYNLNSFRIDVDKFEPSSQDPFPVIPTDDRSTSNNNFDVSALYRFKGFFMSFNANNILGKDIDETIRTFEPNLLLNYQIYSGYTFRGPKKSGLEFEPSVYYQLFSSDKRSSTDLNFKFRKFSRNEDYYWAGISYRFLNDQFFKPLNIGPMVGFKKSIFYLGYAYQITTNNLSSFNSGTHMVTIGLDFLRGISNCPCTQSPVH is encoded by the coding sequence ATGATTTTAAAAATTAAAATGATTCAAATGCAAAAACTATTTATATATGTATGTCTCTTGGTTATAGCTAACAGCTATAGCCAAGAGTTAAACTTACCTGTTTTTACGCAGTATTTGGCAGAAAACAACTTTGTAGTTTCTCCTGCATATGCCGGAATTGGAGATAACCTAAAGACTAGAGCTAATGGATTGACACAATGGGTTGGTATAAAAGATGCACCTCAGAACCAATCTATTTATGCTGATTTTAGAATTGCGGACCGCTCTGGGATAGGTGTATCTCTTTACAATGATAGTAATGGACTTACCATTCAACAAGGAGCCAAATTTTCTTTTGCACATCATCTTATCTTAGATTATTATGCTAAGATGTACTTATCATTTGGTATTTCTTATAACCTCAATAGTTTTAGAATTGACGTTGATAAATTTGAACCTTCTTCTCAAGATCCTTTCCCTGTTATACCAACAGATGATAGATCTACTTCAAATAATAACTTTGATGTTAGTGCCTTGTACAGGTTTAAAGGTTTTTTTATGAGCTTTAATGCTAATAATATTCTAGGTAAAGATATTGACGAAACTATTAGAACATTTGAACCAAATTTACTTTTAAATTATCAAATATACTCTGGATATACATTTCGAGGCCCTAAAAAAAGTGGTTTAGAATTTGAACCGTCGGTTTATTATCAATTGTTTAGTAGTGATAAAAGATCAAGTACAGATTTAAATTTTAAATTTAGAAAGTTTAGTAGAAATGAAGATTATTATTGGGCTGGAATATCGTATCGTTTTCTTAATGATCAATTTTTTAAGCCTTTGAACATTGGACCAATGGTCGGTTTTAAGAAGTCTATTTTCTATTTAGGTTATGCTTATCAAATTACAACTAATAACCTGTCCAGTTTCAACTCTGGTACACATATGGTTACTATAGGATTAGACTTTTTACGTGGTATTAGTAACTGTCCATGTACACAAAGCCCTGTGCATTAA